Proteins encoded in a region of the Enterococcus gilvus ATCC BAA-350 genome:
- a CDS encoding YggS family pyridoxal phosphate-dependent enzyme translates to MIAENLHRIEQEIQESCALVSRNLQDITMVAVTKSVDSIAAKELVELGVTDLAENRVDKLLEKKQSFSHDQQIKWHLIGNLQRRKVKLIINEIDYFHALDSLRLAQEIQKRAEHPIHCFIEVNVSGEESKHGLKPEELHSFVEELEKLDKVYVVGLMTMAPYDASQQEVRTIFSTLKQLQVSVKEKNLQYAPCTELSMGMSQDFKTAIEEGATFVRIGTALFRKG, encoded by the coding sequence ATGATCGCTGAAAACTTGCATAGAATCGAGCAAGAGATTCAGGAGTCGTGTGCTCTTGTTTCACGTAACTTGCAGGATATTACGATGGTTGCGGTGACCAAGAGTGTCGACTCCATAGCAGCAAAAGAACTCGTTGAATTGGGCGTGACAGATTTAGCTGAAAATAGAGTAGACAAATTACTTGAAAAAAAGCAAAGTTTTTCACACGATCAACAGATAAAATGGCATCTTATTGGTAATTTACAGCGTCGCAAGGTAAAATTGATTATAAATGAAATTGATTACTTTCATGCGTTGGATAGTTTACGCTTGGCACAAGAAATTCAAAAGCGTGCAGAGCATCCGATTCATTGTTTTATTGAGGTGAATGTTTCTGGAGAAGAATCGAAGCACGGGCTCAAACCTGAAGAGCTTCATTCTTTTGTTGAAGAATTGGAAAAATTAGACAAGGTCTATGTAGTCGGATTAATGACCATGGCTCCTTATGACGCAAGTCAACAGGAGGTCCGCACTATTTTTTCTACCTTGAAACAGCTTCAAGTGAGTGTGAAAGAAAAAAACTTGCAGTACGCACCATGTACAGAATTGAGCATGGGAATGAGCCAAGACTTCAAAACGGCAATTGAAGAAGGTGCCACTTTTGTTCGAATCGGAACGGCACTATTTAGGAAAGGTTAG